One genomic segment of Nitrospira sp. includes these proteins:
- a CDS encoding enoyl-CoA hydratase-related protein: MNHPTSILVDLYEGGARVTLNRPDRRNAFDARMVAEICETFETLGQDHSVHAIVLTGSGPTFCAGADLAWMGTDRIVSAPEAQQDADRLLTMFRTVDDCPCPVIGCIQGAAYGGGIGLLAACDITVAAATATFAFSEVRLGLVPAVIAPFVLAKTGDSFVRRFCLTGESFSARTAQAAGLIHDVVESAALDAHVASLVEQIARLAPQAVRDTKALFHRLHHLSHEERWKTCVEGNVRARRSSEAREGLRAFRERRPPDWVASTGGE; encoded by the coding sequence ATGAATCATCCTACGTCGATCCTCGTTGATTTGTACGAAGGCGGTGCAAGGGTGACCTTGAATCGACCCGATCGACGAAACGCGTTCGATGCCCGCATGGTGGCCGAGATCTGCGAGACCTTCGAAACATTGGGACAAGACCATTCGGTGCATGCAATCGTCCTAACCGGTAGTGGTCCGACGTTTTGTGCAGGTGCAGACCTCGCCTGGATGGGGACGGACCGAATCGTGTCCGCACCAGAAGCGCAGCAGGACGCCGATCGATTGCTCACCATGTTCCGGACCGTCGATGATTGCCCCTGTCCGGTGATCGGATGCATTCAGGGAGCTGCCTATGGCGGAGGAATCGGGTTACTTGCGGCGTGCGACATCACTGTGGCTGCTGCGACTGCGACCTTCGCGTTCAGCGAGGTTCGTCTGGGATTGGTCCCGGCCGTCATCGCCCCTTTCGTTCTTGCGAAGACCGGGGACTCGTTCGTGCGACGATTCTGTTTGACCGGCGAGTCGTTTTCCGCACGGACCGCTCAAGCAGCTGGGCTGATTCATGATGTGGTTGAGTCGGCTGCGCTTGACGCCCATGTCGCATCATTGGTTGAACAGATCGCCCGTCTCGCTCCGCAGGCCGTACGGGACACGAAAGCGCTGTTTCACCGGCTTCACCATCTGTCCCATGAGGAGCGCTGGAAGACTTGTGTCGAAGGGAACGTTCGGGCTCGCCGCTCATCTGAAGCGCGGGAAGGGCTTCGCGCCTTTCGTGAACGGCGACCACCGGACTGGGTTGCATCAACAGGTGGAGAGTAA
- a CDS encoding hydroxymethylglutaryl-CoA lyase — translation MMADSNGPKQSSSVIRIVEVGPRDGLQNESEVVPTAIKVAFVDALSKSGVTEIEAGSFVSSRAIPQLADSDEVFRRIERRPGVIYSALVPNERGLERARAAGMNKIAVFTAASDTFTRQNINCTIDESIERFRPVVYGAKRDGMVVRGYISTVTHCPFEGAVQPLQVLDVVRQLLDLGVDEASLGDTVGKAAPRDIRRLLDEIVPRIDRSRLSLHFHDTCGMAVANVLTAWTEYGIEAFDTAAGGLGGCPYAPGASGNVSTEDVVYALRASGASLAVDERKVIAAASEIGKVLNRRLSSRLSQVQTERTTYEGAA, via the coding sequence ATGATGGCCGACAGCAACGGACCAAAACAGAGTTCGTCTGTGATCCGGATCGTCGAGGTTGGTCCTCGAGACGGGTTGCAGAATGAATCAGAGGTCGTTCCCACGGCAATCAAGGTGGCGTTTGTAGATGCTCTGTCCAAGAGCGGTGTGACGGAGATCGAAGCGGGATCGTTTGTGTCGTCTCGTGCCATTCCGCAACTGGCGGATTCCGATGAGGTGTTCCGAAGGATTGAGCGGCGGCCCGGCGTCATCTACTCAGCGCTGGTGCCGAACGAACGAGGATTGGAACGGGCCAGGGCAGCGGGCATGAACAAGATCGCCGTCTTTACGGCGGCCTCCGACACGTTCACCCGGCAGAACATCAACTGTACAATTGACGAGTCGATCGAGCGGTTCAGGCCGGTGGTGTACGGCGCGAAACGTGACGGCATGGTCGTCCGGGGGTACATCTCTACCGTGACCCATTGCCCCTTCGAGGGTGCCGTCCAGCCGTTGCAAGTTCTGGACGTGGTGCGGCAGTTGCTTGATCTTGGAGTCGACGAAGCCTCCCTCGGGGACACCGTTGGAAAAGCAGCTCCTCGCGACATCCGGAGGCTGCTGGATGAAATAGTGCCCCGCATTGACCGAAGTCGTCTGTCCCTTCACTTTCATGATACCTGCGGCATGGCTGTGGCCAATGTCCTGACCGCATGGACCGAGTACGGCATTGAGGCGTTCGACACGGCTGCCGGAGGACTGGGAGGCTGTCCGTACGCTCCAGGAGCGTCGGGGAACGTTTCAACGGAAGACGTGGTCTATGCGCTAAGGGCATCCGGCGCTTCGCTTGCTGTGGATGAGCGGAAGGTCATTGCGGCGGCAAGCGAAATCGGTAAGGTTCTGAACCGCCGACTCTCGTCGCGCCTATCGCAGGTACAGACAGAACGAACTACGTATGAGGGTGCGGCATGA
- the meaB gene encoding methylmalonyl Co-A mutase-associated GTPase MeaB, which produces MSPAGPHLFMRDIEGMATLAEQVRRGNIRAVSRLITLLENHRDNRQALHLLNGTSRGATVIGVTGYPGAGKSTVVNRLVSCYRRQGLKVGVLAVDISSPITGGALLGDRIRMQEHALDHGVYIRSMATRGHHGGLAQATADAALVLETAGFEVILIETVGVGQNEIDIVDLAPIVVAVVAPGLGDEVQAMKAGLLEVAHIVVVNKGDLPGADNTLRDLREWCPNVLRTVATTGEGISELAAAILVHRPSSDMSSVGEVRNR; this is translated from the coding sequence ATGAGCCCTGCTGGACCGCACCTGTTCATGCGCGACATCGAAGGCATGGCGACCTTAGCCGAACAGGTCAGACGCGGTAATATCCGTGCCGTTTCACGGCTGATCACCCTATTGGAGAACCATCGGGACAACAGACAAGCGCTACATCTCCTCAACGGCACCTCGCGCGGGGCGACGGTCATTGGAGTTACGGGATATCCAGGAGCTGGGAAGAGCACAGTGGTCAACCGCTTAGTGAGCTGCTATCGACGGCAAGGTTTAAAGGTGGGAGTTTTGGCGGTCGATATCAGTAGCCCTATCACAGGCGGTGCCCTGTTGGGTGACCGCATCAGAATGCAGGAACACGCGCTGGATCATGGGGTGTACATCAGAAGCATGGCCACTCGCGGACATCATGGAGGGCTTGCCCAAGCGACTGCCGATGCAGCGCTGGTATTGGAAACAGCTGGATTTGAGGTGATTCTGATTGAGACTGTCGGGGTTGGCCAGAATGAAATCGACATCGTCGATCTCGCGCCCATCGTTGTGGCCGTGGTAGCGCCGGGCCTGGGCGACGAGGTTCAAGCGATGAAGGCTGGATTATTGGAAGTTGCACACATCGTCGTCGTCAACAAAGGAGACCTTCCCGGTGCGGATAACACGTTACGAGATCTGCGGGAATGGTGCCCCAATGTGTTACGCACGGTCGCGACGACAGGCGAGGGGATTTCGGAGCTTGCTGCCGCAATCCTGGTGCATCGACCATCCAGCGATATGAGCTCCGTCGGTGAAGTCCGAAATCGCTGA